In Vibrio alfacsensis, the following proteins share a genomic window:
- a CDS encoding DUF2541 family protein, giving the protein MKLLTTLLSAAVAATLLATPAHADDKFTLGRTILLEHGNLAAKIPMVVCRNTNAIKVKAEKDLELRKVVVRFQNGEEKTIRFHRDLKKDKTTDWRYFGYRRCVKNIEVYGNSEGSKAGVRVYGKEKND; this is encoded by the coding sequence ATGAAATTACTAACGACTCTTCTAAGCGCAGCCGTTGCTGCAACACTACTTGCAACGCCTGCACACGCAGATGACAAATTCACTTTAGGTCGTACCATTTTGCTTGAGCACGGCAACTTAGCGGCAAAAATCCCAATGGTGGTTTGCCGCAACACGAATGCGATCAAAGTAAAAGCAGAGAAAGACTTAGAATTGAGAAAAGTCGTGGTGAGATTCCAAAACGGTGAAGAAAAAACGATCCGTTTTCACCGCGATCTTAAGAAAGATAAAACCACTGACTGGCGTTACTTTGGTTACCGCCGTTGTGTGAAAAACATCGAAGTTTACGGTAACTCAGAAGGCTCTAAAGCTGGCGTTCGTGTTTACGGTAAAGAGAAAAACGACTAA
- a CDS encoding DUF3360 domain-containing protein: MSSTLESVHIQTDKPQANEDELTYEQQHKPRSEFDSREQYLEHELQIMAPKRWRPNLPFKDYRFEIEDTIPAMAATIGKVVMVGAIAATFAGALGLNEGFILENVRYELLIASVFIILFSGFLLPTANLAGTHGPLIPLIPIVVAAGGHPMAFGLLIGAFGILLAISKGGSMLANLTSKGVCGGLLLYLGFVGTVSQVKKLFAWAEGIGMSHIAFVVIFCTIILYALLEHFRKRWLAVPLSCLLGGTLAFAMGAPFSFQTEPGLPNMNPMYWWGEDTGWMLGLPTIEHFMVVLPFAILAVAMWSPDFLGHQVFQKISYPKRTEKVHMNIDDTMTTASIRQTFGSLLGGTNFTSSWGTYIVPAAIAKRPIPAGALLTALFCIIAAVWGYPMDLAIWQPVLCVALIVGVFVPLLEAGMEMTREGKTTQSAAIVVFSSALVNPAFGWSLTMLLDNLGLVGCKERSGELSKMSRWVLPGIMFVVLTSVMALVGLLPGIPAIIPSFR; the protein is encoded by the coding sequence ATGAGCAGCACTTTAGAGTCCGTACATATACAAACAGATAAGCCTCAAGCCAATGAGGATGAACTCACTTATGAACAACAGCATAAACCAAGATCGGAATTTGATTCCCGAGAACAATATTTAGAGCACGAGTTGCAAATTATGGCGCCTAAACGCTGGCGTCCTAATTTGCCATTTAAAGATTATCGATTTGAGATAGAAGATACCATTCCAGCGATGGCCGCGACCATTGGTAAAGTGGTAATGGTAGGCGCCATTGCAGCAACCTTTGCCGGGGCGCTAGGACTAAATGAAGGCTTTATTTTAGAAAATGTCCGTTATGAATTACTCATCGCCTCTGTTTTCATTATCCTTTTCTCAGGCTTTCTATTGCCGACCGCAAACCTCGCAGGTACACACGGCCCACTCATTCCTTTAATTCCTATTGTCGTTGCAGCAGGCGGGCACCCAATGGCCTTTGGGTTGCTGATCGGCGCTTTTGGCATACTGTTGGCCATCAGCAAAGGGGGCAGCATGCTGGCAAACCTCACCAGTAAAGGCGTGTGTGGCGGTTTATTACTCTACCTTGGCTTTGTTGGAACCGTCTCTCAAGTGAAAAAGCTGTTCGCTTGGGCTGAGGGCATTGGTATGAGCCACATTGCTTTTGTTGTGATCTTTTGCACCATTATTTTATATGCCTTATTGGAACATTTTCGTAAGCGTTGGCTAGCCGTCCCTCTTAGTTGCTTGCTAGGCGGTACGTTAGCTTTTGCCATGGGCGCGCCGTTTTCTTTTCAAACCGAGCCCGGTTTACCCAATATGAACCCAATGTATTGGTGGGGGGAAGATACAGGCTGGATGCTAGGGTTACCGACGATTGAACATTTCATGGTGGTACTACCTTTTGCTATTTTGGCAGTCGCAATGTGGTCGCCAGATTTTTTAGGGCACCAAGTGTTTCAAAAAATCAGCTATCCGAAACGTACAGAAAAAGTCCATATGAACATTGACGATACCATGACCACTGCTTCCATTCGTCAGACGTTCGGTTCTCTGCTCGGTGGTACTAACTTTACGTCTTCGTGGGGGACTTATATCGTTCCGGCGGCTATTGCTAAACGTCCTATTCCGGCCGGCGCGTTGCTGACCGCATTGTTCTGTATCATCGCCGCAGTTTGGGGTTATCCAATGGATTTAGCGATCTGGCAACCTGTACTCTGTGTTGCGCTCATTGTTGGGGTATTTGTTCCTTTGCTAGAAGCAGGAATGGAAATGACGCGTGAGGGGAAAACCACACAATCGGCGGCGATTGTTGTCTTTTCTTCAGCGCTCGTTAACCCTGCGTTTGGTTGGTCTCTCACCATGCTGCTTGATAACTTAGGCTTAGTTGGCTGTAAAGAACGTAGTGGGGAACTGAGTAAAATGAGTCGCTGGGTGTTGCCTGGCATTATGTTTGTTGTGCTAACAAGCGTAATGGCGTTGGTGGGTCTACTACCGGGGATACCAGCGATTATTCCAAGTTTTCGTTAA
- a CDS encoding DUF2860 family protein: MNKTLLSVFSLLPISIASASAFDSSRFTGEISLNSGFSTTNSNLDTNGSEQINHLGKGGSSSSAFIAPLGNLYYALNEQNNQRLYLGTSRDDLAVGTLAFELGYQYDFLNGTKLDIGYLPTVLADEVWTNPYLTEQERETTDRQGNAYRLKLSNLWNSGVSFDMAYATAEIDNEGINHAELLRDSETYYIKGQYRTMLNANSGYITAFSYTDHDADGSAASFNAYKGELSYFYLTSNYKLALTGSYTLRDFSAENPVFSKTRSDDVYRLFLAYEYNNIPGWDNWSVTSFVGGTINDSNIDFYSSDSLLISIGMNYKF, encoded by the coding sequence ATGAACAAAACACTACTTTCTGTATTCTCGCTATTACCAATTTCTATCGCTTCAGCTAGTGCATTTGACTCTTCACGTTTCACTGGTGAAATCTCTTTAAACTCTGGTTTTAGCACAACGAACTCAAACCTAGATACCAATGGCTCTGAACAAATTAACCACTTAGGTAAAGGTGGTAGCTCTAGCAGTGCATTTATTGCTCCTCTGGGCAACCTTTACTACGCGCTTAACGAGCAAAATAACCAGCGCCTATATCTTGGTACTTCTCGCGATGATTTGGCCGTTGGTACGCTCGCATTTGAGCTTGGGTATCAATATGACTTCCTAAATGGCACCAAACTCGACATCGGTTATCTTCCTACCGTTCTCGCCGATGAAGTATGGACGAATCCATACCTAACTGAACAAGAAAGGGAAACAACCGATCGTCAAGGCAACGCATATCGATTGAAGCTCTCTAATCTGTGGAACAGCGGAGTGTCATTTGATATGGCGTATGCGACTGCTGAGATTGACAATGAAGGAATTAATCACGCGGAATTATTACGAGATAGTGAAACCTATTACATAAAAGGTCAGTACCGCACAATGCTTAACGCCAACTCAGGCTACATTACCGCTTTTAGCTACACTGACCATGACGCTGATGGTAGCGCTGCATCGTTTAACGCCTATAAGGGGGAACTAAGTTATTTCTACCTAACAAGCAACTATAAGCTAGCGCTAACAGGAAGCTATACACTACGAGACTTTTCAGCAGAAAACCCTGTTTTCTCCAAAACGCGAAGTGATGATGTGTACCGACTATTTCTCGCTTACGAGTATAACAATATCCCAGGTTGGGATAACTGGAGTGTCACATCATTTGTTGGCGGTACTATCAATGATTCAAATATCGACTTCTATAGTAGCGATAGCTTGCTGATATCTATTGGTATGAACTACAAATTCTAA